A window of Hordeum vulgare subsp. vulgare chromosome 5H, MorexV3_pseudomolecules_assembly, whole genome shotgun sequence genomic DNA:
taggagcccccttgattgatcgaacttggccgagtcgagtctagtgaaaaactgattTGAGTATAGTTacatatcgaagagtaggattcttttttctcctcttctatgctctggtgaggaatcttgacgtaataattttaatttcactcctcttctcactaaaaAAAATAGCTTCCTCACACAACATCTGAAAAATTTGTTTGTGCGTTACAAGATGCCGATACTAACCTTTATCTCCAGTGTTACAAGATGCCGATACTAACCTTTATCTCCAGTGTTATAATGTGGTTGCCACTCGTGATCATACTAGCTTCAGCTCACGAACATCTGAAAACACCTTCACTAGCAACCCGGCGACTCATCTGGAAAGCACAACTCCATCCTCTACACAGGTACCACCCTCCTCTATCTCACTCCCTAATCTTCTCTTACACCCAATATGAGATATATGTCCATGGCATGCTGATTTCATCCACTCTTTGTCCTTTCCTCCTCCTTACTTTCATTTCGATATGTCCTGTTGATTTTGTCAGGAGAAGTTTTGATATGTATTTTCATTAAAGATTCAActatcctttttttttctttatgcagcaaataacacaacatgtcatgctgcAGCGGTCTTTCAGATTTAATCATCTATACTTCCTTTCTGAAATCTACGTTGACAAGGAATTTGATCAGAACCCAAGCAGGTTGAAAGTCTATTTGTTTGTGCGGAATATTTTTTATCTATGACAGCAATATATTTAACTATTTTATCGTTGACCATCTTCTCTACCTCTTTTATAGGTCACCCATGTCACTATCTCTCCTATATCAAATGATCCATGGATTGCGTCATAAACTCATACCATGGTAGGTTCTGGCCCTCATAGCTAGATTTGGATAGGGTAACGATTTGAGTCTGGTACATGTTGAACAAACTTCTATTGAAAGTAGTCTTTTTCTTATAATATTTTTACATTTTTGGATGCAAAATAGGAACATTCTTTCTGGCATATGCAAGTTATATGTCTGCCTATGTTGATGTAATTTTCAATCAAATTGTATTTATCATATTTTATCTTACATCATGAATATATTTATAccaattgattttttttttaagaATTGATATGTGTATGTATATGTACAAACAATTTGTTCTGATGCTTACCATTGTCTTTGCAACTCAGACATTTTTCGTGCTCTTCAAGTTTCAACTCAGGTTCCGACACTAAATTTATCCCAATGTCATCAATGGCGTTCACTGTTGTCACCCAAATAATAAGTTTGTGTTCTTGTTCTTGATCAATCTCacctttttttctaggtcaaagaaCCATCACACATCATATTAAATATATTTATGTCTTTGTTGTCAGCCCAGCAAGCATAGCTATGATAACAAGCTCTTCCTGATGTAATTCATCACCATAAAGTTGCATCtggtgattttttttccttttgtgtgTGCATCTGCTGAATTGCAAACCAATGGACAACAAGAGAGGTATGTATAAGGCATCAGAATATGCAGCATTTTCTTTACCTTCTTAAGATTTTGTTATTTGTCAGTCATAGCAAGGGAAAGCTCGGTACAAGCAATGCCATGACACATATTTATTGTTTCAGATAAATAAACATACATATTATGTCATCTCAGTATCATAGACAATTTTCTTTGTGTAAATTTTATAACCAGCTGCCATAGTGTTGTCCAGAACTATGCTCCATCACTATGTCTATTCTTATACGATCGCATATATCATTTAGCTTTATAGCTTTACATCATGTGCCTATGAAGTCCCGCAGCAACGCATGGGTATCATCTAGTTAATACCATATTTGGTCCGGGCACAGATACATGgcacctctttggggaaatatgtGTAGGGTACTTTCTCTTCCCTTACCAGATCATACAAAAAGAAAGTATCACTCTTTTAGTATAAAATCCGTAGTCACACATTCGCTAAACttgtaactcaaatattcatttgTGCAATCTAATTGCAGAAACAGGTTTTTCTTGTtacattaatttcctcttcattCTAACTATTTCAAAAGATCTAGACTAATGTCTCATTAAGAGAATATTCACATATTTACTTGAGTCATCACCGAAGATACACAAATCCGTGGCTAGCAACATTTATTTGactacacacatcagtatgtgtgTTTACCAATAAGTTTACTGCACGTTCCTTATGTCTTGTGAACGGTATTTTAGCCACTTCACTTTTCGGACGAAGGTTACAAATGTCAAATGATTGATAATCAAAATGATTTCAAAATCTATCATAATGGAATTTCTCCATGCCAGTTTCTACTATGTGACCAAAACAAAGTGCTACACAACTATGGTATTCTTGTAGTCTTGCGACATTTAGCTTCAGTCTTATGAATGTATTATTTTATCAACGTTATTCATAACATACATCCCATTCATAATGAAATCATGGACCTTATGTTATTCATAACAGCGAACAACAATGCCAATCTAAAGTGAATTATGAACATAAATGCAAAGGTAATACGCCAATAGAAAGTATAGTAATTTTTACTGTGTATCCAACGCGTATCTAAACCTTATTACTGACTAGTTTGCTACGTCATAGTAGTTCTTGCATTGAGTTGTAACAGAATGAAATGGAACAGATATCCTTGCGATCAACTTTTAATACAATACCAAAGAACCAATGACTAACGGTTTAATCACAATTTTCAAGAATTACAGCTTTGACCAGTCTCCTATACATCTATAACTCGTATGGCATTTATACCTGAGCTGGACCATCAAGCACCCAACTTTTAAGAGCTAGTCCTGGATTTCCTAGGCGTGTAAGTGCCACTAACACCCTTGAGATTTGTCCTTTCTTTTTAAGTTGTTGTTTTATTCATTATCATCACATGACTTGTGTTCTTATGGATCCCATCTCTCATCAGTCTAATACACAGTAAACACTTCACTAATATTTGCAAGCAATCATTGCTTCGGATATCTCATATCCTTTAGCTTCTGCTTGTATTTGAAAAACTATTTTTTTAGTTCCATCTAGCGAGTTTGCCGGTTGTGAAGATGGCTGTCATCACAGGTTGTGTTttttttctatttccttttaCTTGTTTGTTGCTTGATGTCTATAATTTGGTTCCTCGGCACTCTGTATCGTCTAGCCGCTTGACTTTATTTATAAAGTGGCGCAAAAGTCTATTCAGTATGGGGGATATTAGGACTCCTTTTTCAGGTTCTTATATACCTATTGCAGTCTTTCTCTTTCCATCATAACAATTGGCTATCTTGTCATGACAGAATTCACAATTAATACATAAATTTCTGTAACTGATCTACGCACTGAGATATTTTGACATTCTGTGCAAACATAAAATATCTGGAActattgctcctagatgtgtgtccGGCACTTGCTAAATGTGCTGCAGGAGCATAGAGACTATTGTTTGATCATGTGCAGTACATAGTCAACAACTCAGGATAGTCCATGTGAATAATTAATTAAAGATTCATATAGTTGACCTGTACAAACTATGCACTTATGCACATTGTCGAGTTATGATTCATCTTCGTTTAGGGAGAACTTCATGATCTGTTGAGAATCAGCGAGCAGGCTACAGAAATTATGAACCATGTCAACAAGAAGTAGCCGACAAGCTTTGTAGGAAACTCATCTTCCCGTTCCTGTTtcatcaattaagcacaaacaACTGAATACATTTTCATAAACAAAGCAACATTGACATAAATCTAGGAAATGTATGTTAGTAGCTGAAACACACAATTTCCGGGCAAGGATTTTAATAAGGTTTCCCGTTTATCAAGTAGAAaacacctcctagagtttcaactaTTAAGTTGTACCTACGCAGTTTGGATTTTATGAGCTTAGTACATATGACTCCTATGCTTCTTTCTTCAGTTTAACTATGGCAGTTTTAGTTGTTTCTAAAGGTAACACTtcctaatgatgatcatcagctTGGAGGATGTTGATAACCTTGCTCATTATTACGACTAGTAAAATGTTAAGTGATGAGCATTCATCTAGAAACCATCTATTCTGCTACGGGCTGATGCTGACCTTAGGAGGATCTGGTGCCAACTCCATGGGGTCAACTTCAAAAGGCCAAACATATCGTTCAGGCTGCCCATTTCTCGCCAAGCTCCAATCATATAATCTTCTCTCTTCCTCGGTTGATAATATGGTAAAAGATTCCTGCAGTGGTGCAGGTATATTAAGAATTACTGGAAATTGTAAATTTCAATGGATGGATAAAAGTACTCTGATACTTAATAGTGGCTCAAAACCTTTAATAGGTCATGTTCCTTGCTGATTTCCTCTTCTTCCAGTCCTTGCTTGTTCAGTTGTTCACACCTTTTCTCATATGCAGCTTTGACCTGATTTCAAGGTTAAAATTAGGTGATGCTGGGTTGGCAAGACTTCACAAAAAGTGCACTTACGATCGTATTACGAGTTATACGTAAAATGCGGAGGCTAATATATATTAGTCCATACTTGAGTTGAAGCAAAGCATGTGGTAAATGTAGACTTCTTGCAACTTCAGCAAAATCGCGAAGTTTCTTGCTTAAGGAATAACATATTGACAATGTAACACACCATGAACCAGTTAGGAAACAGAGGAGTGTAGGCTAATATCCAGCTTAAGCATGGTTGAAGTATGCTGGCTGCACTGTAGTCAGCCAGTGCTTAGTCTTGTTCGGTACCATGTAAGTTTGTACAAGGAAAAGGTTGTCATACTCGTTGCAAGCTTGCATCTACCAGGTACATTCCATATGTTGTTGCAATGAGATCCACTTATCAGGAATTCCTCTGTACCTCATCGGTTGACGCTAATCTGGTAATTCCAAGCCTCCCATAGTGATCAGCACCTGTAATTGCTGCAAGTATGGAAAGTTGCCCTTATATAAGAACAGTTTTCCAACAGACAAACTATGACATGGTATCTTCAATCTCAACTATTCCTGGGAAAAGCATAGTAATTTAAATGCAGAAATCACAGAAAATAATTCATGTCCTACTGGAATTAGGAACTATCCATGCATCCAAACAGCGCCTGAGTTCCCGAATGCACACTATTGTGACTATATTGAACGATTAAGTTTTGATATATAGGAAACATCAACAAGGTTATGCCGTTAAATTGGTTTATTATCAAGGCACAGTTGCTCCCAACTGTAAAAGGGGCATAACCTTGTTTAATCAGCGCAGGTAGGTTATGCCGTTAAAGGATCCCCAGCCAGAGGCCCAGACCGCGCCAGTCTTGCCTGCCGCCCGGTCGGGCCAAAGCTGCGCAATCCCCACCGCGGCGCGGGCCCCGCCTGACGCCTCGGATCAGACGCCGCGGGCCAGCGCGGGCAGCGCTTTACCACGCGCGGGAAACCCTTCGAAGCCGAGGCAGCACGCCAGCGCGGGATGCGCCTTGTCGCTTGTCGCCATCCACCCAAGCCTGGCTCCGGGGCCCACAGCAGGGACGCCCACCTCCGAGCAGGCCACGCCCGAGCCAGCTCCGCCTGGGCAGCCCTCCCCACAGGCCCCTCCTGCAGCGGCTGCCGAAGCCCCAGGCCGACCCGGCCCAGTCCCGATCACCATCCTGCAGCGGCCCACTCGGCCTGATCGGGAGGGCACTGATGCAGCGCCGCGCGTGACAGCGCCGAGTCGGTTTGCCTCGCCCCCGATCACCCTGCGCCGATTGCGCAGCCAGCTAGCCCCGGTTACTTCCTCCTGGACGCTGGGGCAATTCCTGTCTGCAGCCACGAAGCAGCTCAACGCTGCCCTACCGTCCCCTGGGAAACGCCAGCGACCACCACTGCACTTCAGCCCGCGGAGGGGACGGTCGGCTtcggctcacacagcagtggctacGCCACCAAAGGTCGAGAGGCGCGCCCAAGTGCAGATCCTCCGCACCCTTGGCATAGTTGGCATCCATCAGCCCATCTCCGCTGCTGCGATGAAGGCCTACGACGACCTATTCGCCACGCCACTGCAGATGTCGGTCCTGCAGGCTAGCGCGGCCCTCGTCGACAGGGAGCTCCCGGCCTGTCTGACGGCCGTGCCCAGCACCGCGGCAGCCAGTGCGTGTTAGCAGCGCCACTCGCCACGCGTCGACACCTTGCTCATGGATCACGGCTTGCAGATTGTTGTATGGAATGTTAGAGGCCTTAACTCACGCGCCAGGCGCTGCGCGATTAGATCGTTACTCTGTACCACCCGCGCATCTATTGTATGCCTACAAGAAACTAAGATGGCTTTGATCTCGTCGTCTGTTGTGCTGGAAACGCTTGGGTCTGAATTTGATGGGTCAACTTACCTCCTGGCCGATGGCACGCGCGGCGGCATTCTCCTGGCTTGGAAAACCAGGGCTGCCACGCTCTCTGACCTTCAGTTCACGCAGCACGCGGTGACTGCAAAGGTGCGCGCGCCCAATGGCAACCCCTGGTGGCTCACCACGGTCTACGGGCCCCAAAGCGACCAGGACaaattgttgttcctgcaagagCTGCCCGACATTCGCGATACTAGCCCAGGCCCATGGATGTTGTGTGGGGACTTCAACCTGATATGTCGTGCCTCAGACAAAAGCTCGGGCAACGTG
This region includes:
- the LOC123395696 gene encoding NAD(P)H-quinone oxidoreductase subunit U, chloroplastic, giving the protein MAAVGVTSPAAPATVSAAVSSSSTRRRVHLVAARFFAAASFRGRCAAAADGRAAASEDLAAAADGYPDAGTDVAGGAANSTRPPYSLISAANVQKAMRGLAITGADHYGRLGITRLASTDEVKAAYEKRCEQLNKQGLEEEEISKEHDLLKESFTILSTEEERRLYDWSLARNGQPERYVWPFEVDPMELAPDPPKEREDEFPTKLVGYFLLTWFIISVACSLILNRS